Proteins encoded in a region of the bacterium genome:
- a CDS encoding 30S ribosomal protein S1 — protein MSEHPQPAAETPRGTTFAELFEQSEISSKKEGEVVKGRVIAVQDDYAIVDIGYKSEGAISVDEFKDAEGKVTINVGDEVDVLIEEQEDDTGTIVLSKEKADKMKVWDEISGAYERDGVVEGRIISRVKGGLNVDIGVRAFLPGSQVDLRPVRNLEKMIGVMSKFKILKFNKRRGNIVLSRRALLEKEREALREQTLERLKEGAILDGIVKNITDYGAFIDLGGLDGLLHITDMSWGRVNHPSEIFEIGDEVRTVVLKYDPDRQRVSLGLKQIQPDPWREASETYTVGKKIEGKVVSLTDYGAFVELQEGIEGLIHVSEMSWTKKIKHPSKVLAVGDVVEAVVLDVNQDSRRISLGLKQLETNPWDLIEQNYPVGTIIKGKIRNITDFGVFVGIDEGIDGLIHVSDISWTKQVKHPNEIFRKGQEVEAIVLSIDRENERFSLGMKQLLDDPWTTIGGKYKAGDIVTGDIISVTDFGVFVQLDDGIEGLVHVSELSAKKVEKPEDVAKIGDKLTAEIINIDTKERRIRLSVKAIESSAEKQEYAAYVAKQGSTRTSLGDLISRAAGTRGEAAETPAEPEAGEAQDAAPEAGAAVEPEETAKEGAVEAEAEETETGESEDEPTT, from the coding sequence ATGTCCGAGCACCCGCAACCCGCCGCCGAGACGCCTCGGGGCACAACCTTCGCCGAGCTGTTCGAGCAAAGCGAAATCAGCAGCAAAAAAGAGGGCGAAGTCGTCAAGGGCCGCGTGATCGCGGTGCAGGACGACTACGCGATTGTCGACATCGGATACAAATCCGAAGGCGCGATATCCGTCGACGAGTTCAAGGACGCCGAAGGCAAAGTCACGATCAACGTCGGCGACGAGGTGGACGTCCTCATCGAGGAACAGGAAGACGACACCGGCACGATCGTCTTGTCCAAGGAAAAAGCGGACAAGATGAAGGTGTGGGACGAGATCAGCGGCGCCTACGAACGCGACGGCGTCGTCGAGGGCCGGATCATCTCCCGCGTCAAGGGCGGGCTCAACGTCGATATTGGCGTTCGCGCGTTCCTGCCGGGCTCCCAGGTCGATCTGCGCCCCGTGCGCAACCTCGAAAAGATGATCGGCGTGATGAGCAAGTTCAAGATACTCAAATTCAACAAGCGCCGCGGCAACATCGTTCTCTCCCGCCGCGCGCTTCTAGAAAAAGAACGCGAGGCGCTGCGCGAGCAGACGCTCGAACGCCTCAAGGAAGGCGCGATCCTGGACGGCATCGTCAAGAACATCACCGATTACGGCGCGTTCATCGACCTTGGCGGCCTGGACGGCCTTTTGCACATCACCGACATGAGCTGGGGCCGCGTGAATCACCCGTCCGAGATTTTCGAGATCGGCGACGAGGTCCGCACCGTCGTCTTGAAGTACGACCCGGATCGCCAGCGCGTGTCCCTGGGCCTCAAGCAGATTCAACCCGATCCCTGGCGCGAGGCGTCCGAAACCTACACCGTCGGCAAGAAGATCGAAGGTAAGGTCGTAAGCCTGACCGATTACGGCGCCTTCGTGGAATTGCAAGAGGGCATCGAGGGTCTGATTCACGTGTCGGAGATGAGCTGGACCAAGAAAATCAAACATCCGAGCAAGGTGCTCGCGGTGGGCGACGTGGTCGAAGCCGTCGTGCTCGACGTCAACCAGGACAGCCGCCGCATTTCGCTGGGCTTAAAGCAGCTCGAAACCAATCCGTGGGATCTCATCGAGCAGAACTACCCGGTCGGCACGATCATCAAGGGCAAGATTCGCAACATCACGGACTTCGGCGTTTTCGTCGGCATCGACGAGGGCATCGACGGCCTGATTCACGTCAGCGACATCTCCTGGACCAAGCAGGTGAAGCATCCCAACGAGATCTTCCGCAAGGGGCAGGAAGTCGAGGCGATCGTTCTTTCGATCGACCGCGAGAACGAGCGATTCTCCCTTGGCATGAAGCAGCTTCTGGACGATCCGTGGACGACGATCGGCGGCAAGTACAAGGCCGGCGACATCGTGACCGGCGACATCATTTCCGTGACGGATTTCGGCGTCTTCGTCCAGCTCGACGACGGCATCGAGGGGCTGGTTCACGTTTCCGAACTTTCGGCCAAGAAGGTCGAGAAGCCCGAGGACGTGGCCAAGATCGGCGACAAGCTGACGGCGGAAATCATCAACATCGATACCAAGGAGAGGCGCATCCGCCTTTCCGTGAAGGCGATCGAATCGAGCGCGGAGAAGCAGGAGTACGCGGCGTACGTCGCCAAGCAGGGCAGCACGCGCACGAGCCTTGGCGATCTGATCTCGCGGGCGGCCGGCACGCGCGGCGAGGCGGCCGAGACCCCGGCCGAGCCGGAAGCCGGCGAGGCGCAAGACGCCGCGCCCGAAGCGGGAGCGGCTGTTGAACCCGAGGAGACCGCGAAAGAAGGCGCCGTGGAAGCGGAGGCCGAGGAGACCGAAACCGGGGAAAGCGAGGACGAGCCCACAACCTAG
- the meaB gene encoding methylmalonyl Co-A mutase-associated GTPase MeaB yields the protein MSLDYAKRVLAGDRRALARLITLVESRATDVPSVMAEIYPATGRAVILGFTGPPGAGKSTLVDKVTAHFRARDMTVAVVAVDPSSPFTGGALLGDRIRMHRHFGDAGVFIRSLGSRGSHGGVSRATRDVVRLMDAAGFDVVIVETVGVGQTELDIMEIARTTTVVLVPESGDVVQTMKAGLTEIADIFVVNKSDRAGADAIFRELSQMIELNDPSAWRVPVLQTQALKNIGVDELCAKIEAHGECLASPDAPVRRVKLTPERELVEVLASQLEAGVIRLDDKDNDAARLVRDVAEGRENPYAAAARIAKSPDLLRELLTA from the coding sequence ATGAGTCTTGACTACGCCAAACGCGTGCTGGCGGGCGACCGCCGCGCGCTGGCCCGCCTGATCACCCTCGTCGAGTCGCGCGCGACCGACGTGCCGTCGGTCATGGCGGAGATCTATCCGGCCACCGGGCGCGCGGTGATCCTCGGATTCACCGGCCCGCCGGGCGCGGGCAAAAGCACGCTTGTCGACAAGGTGACGGCGCACTTTCGCGCCAGGGACATGACGGTGGCGGTCGTGGCGGTCGATCCGAGCAGTCCCTTCACGGGCGGCGCGCTCCTGGGGGACCGCATCCGCATGCACCGGCATTTCGGCGACGCGGGCGTGTTCATCCGCTCGCTCGGCTCGCGCGGATCGCACGGTGGCGTCTCGCGCGCGACGCGCGATGTCGTTCGCCTCATGGACGCGGCGGGATTCGACGTCGTCATCGTGGAAACCGTCGGCGTCGGGCAGACCGAACTCGACATCATGGAGATCGCGCGGACGACGACCGTGGTGCTTGTGCCCGAATCCGGCGACGTGGTTCAGACGATGAAGGCGGGGCTTACCGAAATCGCCGACATCTTCGTCGTCAACAAATCGGATCGGGCGGGCGCGGACGCGATCTTCCGCGAGCTTTCGCAGATGATCGAATTGAACGACCCTTCCGCCTGGCGGGTGCCGGTCCTGCAAACGCAGGCGCTCAAGAACATCGGCGTCGATGAGCTGTGCGCAAAAATCGAGGCGCACGGCGAATGCCTCGCGAGCCCCGACGCCCCTGTCCGGCGCGTGAAGCTGACGCCGGAAAGGGAGCTGGTGGAGGTTCTGGCCTCGCAGCTCGAGGCGGGTGTGATCCGGCTCGACGACAAGGACAACGATGCGGCACGGCTTGTCCGCGACGTGGCCGAAGGCCGCGAAAACCCTTACGCCGCGGCGGCCCGGATCGCGAAATCGCCGGACCTGCTGCGCGAACTTCTGACGGCTTGA
- the cmk gene encoding (d)CMP kinase: MRARPIVAIDGPSGAGKTTVSKAVAERLGFTYIDTGAMYRCVGLLADRQHLELTDDVELGILLDNLEIRFERAAEGQRVFANGEDVTGEIRRHDVSKLASDFSALPLVREKLVDIQRRLGAAGGIVMEGRDIGTNVFPDAEVKIYLTATDEVRARRRYDELVRRGQEVDFAKVLDDQRKRDANDSGRELNPLVPATDAIVLDSSLLPFDEVVKIVTGRVSNVATA, from the coding sequence ATGCGCGCAAGACCCATCGTTGCGATCGACGGCCCCTCCGGCGCGGGCAAGACAACCGTTAGCAAGGCCGTCGCCGAACGCCTCGGCTTCACGTACATCGACACCGGCGCGATGTATCGGTGCGTCGGGTTGCTGGCGGACCGGCAGCATCTCGAATTGACCGACGATGTCGAGCTTGGGATCCTGCTCGACAATCTCGAAATCCGCTTTGAGCGCGCGGCCGAAGGGCAGCGCGTTTTCGCCAACGGCGAGGACGTGACGGGCGAAATCCGCCGCCACGATGTAAGCAAGCTCGCGTCCGATTTTTCCGCATTGCCGCTCGTTCGCGAAAAGCTTGTGGACATTCAGCGCCGCCTCGGCGCCGCCGGCGGCATCGTGATGGAAGGGCGCGATATCGGGACGAATGTGTTTCCGGACGCCGAGGTGAAGATCTATCTGACCGCGACGGACGAGGTGCGGGCGCGCCGGCGATACGACGAGTTGGTGCGTCGCGGGCAGGAGGTCGATTTCGCGAAGGTCCTCGACGATCAACGCAAACGGGACGCGAACGACAGCGGCCGCGAGCTCAATCCGCTGGTCCCGGCGACCGACGCGATTGTGCTTGATTCGTCCCTCCTGCCGTTTGACGAAGTCGTGAAAATCGTTACCGGACGCGTAAGCAACGTTGCGACGGCGTGA
- a CDS encoding integration host factor subunit beta, whose translation MTKSELIDKVAERIPGGRKRDAEVIVNSIFDSMVHALAQGERIEIRGFGSFHLRKRKARTGRDPKTGASVDVAEKRVPFFKAGKELKQRVDMSESESPAPAPADEPQAAPTEE comes from the coding sequence ATGACGAAATCGGAGCTGATCGACAAGGTCGCCGAGCGTATCCCCGGCGGACGCAAGCGAGACGCCGAGGTGATCGTTAACTCGATCTTCGACAGCATGGTGCACGCGCTCGCGCAGGGCGAACGTATCGAAATCCGCGGTTTCGGCAGCTTCCATTTGCGCAAGCGCAAGGCCCGAACCGGACGCGATCCGAAGACGGGCGCCAGCGTCGACGTCGCCGAAAAACGCGTTCCGTTTTTCAAGGCCGGCAAGGAGTTGAAACAGCGCGTCGATATGAGCGAATCCGAATCGCCGGCGCCGGCTCCCGCCGATGAACCTCAAGCCGCCCCCACCGAAGAGTAA
- a CDS encoding metallophosphatase family protein has protein sequence MTTRVGVISDTHIERADDARAVERIARELFADVDLVIHAGDHTNFDLVETIFLEKPFHAVCGNMDAVATRSRLPLAKTIRVEDVTIAIAHGHTVDGHLPDALIAQFPEADVIVFGHTHRALCERRGNVLLLNPGAISGPRGGGGPTVAILAIDGGSADARLFPVRREAS, from the coding sequence ATGACGACGCGCGTGGGCGTCATCTCCGATACGCACATCGAGCGCGCCGACGACGCGCGGGCCGTGGAGCGCATCGCGCGCGAGCTGTTCGCGGATGTCGATCTTGTCATCCACGCGGGCGACCACACGAATTTCGATCTCGTCGAAACGATTTTTCTTGAAAAACCGTTTCATGCCGTGTGCGGCAACATGGACGCCGTCGCCACGCGCTCCCGCCTGCCGCTTGCGAAAACGATACGCGTCGAGGATGTGACCATCGCGATCGCGCACGGCCACACGGTCGACGGCCATTTGCCGGATGCCCTGATCGCCCAATTTCCGGAGGCGGACGTGATCGTCTTCGGGCACACGCACCGCGCGCTGTGCGAGCGTCGCGGCAACGTGCTGCTCTTGAACCCAGGCGCGATCAGCGGCCCGCGCGGAGGCGGCGGGCCGACGGTGGCGATTCTGGCGATCGACGGCGGCTCGGCGGACGCGCGCCTTTTTCCGGTGCGCCGGGAGGCGTCGTGA
- a CDS encoding aminotransferase class I/II-fold pyridoxal phosphate-dependent enzyme — MSGYRNPALTRLPAYEPGKPIEELAREKGLSRIVKLASNENPLGPSPKARAAYLAAAEDLHRYPDNDARALAEAVAASEGIEPGQIVFGTGSDDAMHLAVWAFARPGGAALVPQPGFLGYPIFAERVGVTPRPVAMPDYAFDLDRVRDAAKSPDVTFIFLASANSPTGTALAHDDVDALLSELRGDITVLLDLAYVEFDPDPRAPRMAELIDRHPNLLCCRTFSKAHGLAGLRLGYVAASTNRARDIARMRTPFCANGPALAAAAASLGDAGHLARSHAVARDGVAFWTSHLAALGFDVVPSRANFVMALWREDVRAIYEALLDRGVILRRLHAFGVPNGLRITAGTDDENRFALDALAEAVKG, encoded by the coding sequence GTGAGCGGATATCGCAACCCCGCCCTCACCCGGCTGCCCGCGTACGAGCCGGGCAAACCGATCGAGGAGCTCGCGCGCGAAAAGGGCCTTTCGCGTATCGTGAAGCTCGCGAGCAACGAAAACCCGCTGGGGCCTTCGCCAAAGGCGCGCGCGGCGTATCTCGCGGCGGCCGAAGATCTGCACCGCTATCCCGACAACGACGCGCGCGCGCTTGCCGAAGCCGTGGCCGCGAGCGAGGGCATCGAGCCCGGGCAGATCGTTTTCGGCACCGGGTCGGACGACGCGATGCATCTGGCCGTCTGGGCCTTCGCGAGGCCCGGCGGCGCGGCGCTCGTGCCGCAACCCGGTTTCCTCGGATATCCCATCTTCGCCGAGCGCGTGGGCGTGACGCCGCGCCCGGTCGCGATGCCGGATTACGCCTTTGACCTGGATCGCGTGCGCGACGCGGCAAAATCGCCGGACGTGACCTTCATCTTTCTCGCGTCGGCCAACAGCCCGACCGGCACCGCGCTCGCGCACGACGACGTCGACGCGCTGCTCTCGGAACTTCGCGGCGACATCACCGTGCTGCTCGATCTCGCGTATGTCGAGTTCGATCCCGATCCGCGCGCGCCGCGGATGGCCGAGCTGATCGATCGGCATCCGAATCTTCTCTGTTGCCGCACGTTTTCCAAGGCGCACGGGCTCGCGGGCCTGCGTCTGGGGTATGTCGCCGCTTCAACGAATCGCGCGCGAGACATCGCGCGTATGCGGACGCCCTTTTGCGCCAACGGCCCCGCGCTTGCCGCGGCCGCTGCGTCGCTTGGCGACGCCGGGCATCTGGCGCGATCGCATGCCGTCGCGCGCGACGGTGTCGCTTTCTGGACGAGCCATCTCGCGGCGCTCGGCTTCGATGTCGTTCCGTCACGCGCGAACTTCGTCATGGCCCTCTGGCGCGAGGACGTTCGCGCGATCTACGAAGCCCTTCTCGATCGCGGCGTGATCCTGCGCCGCCTGCATGCGTTCGGCGTGCCCAACGGATTGCGCATCACCGCGGGCACGGACGACGAAAACCGCTTCGCGCTCGATGCGCTCGCCGAGGCGGTCAAGGGATGA
- the mutL gene encoding DNA mismatch repair endonuclease MutL, whose protein sequence is MSARITSANDQSVAVENETPTTSPDHGGVVSFDPGAYRKVRLLTENVANMIAAGEVVERPASVVKELVENALDAGATRVMVDVQIGGRRSIRVADDGHGMDEDDALLALERHATSKISDERDLFAVRSFGFRGEALAAVASVSRFTMRTARAGAQAGTRIVVEGGRVREVVKEGGPPGTDIEVRDLFFNTPARRKFLRSPETELTHIVDAVTRVALVHEGVFFRLRADGKTLLQVPQAADLAQRASILLGPDAAAGLVRLTAERPRVRLEGYLSGPQTTRSTPGYYFVYCNGRYLRDRLITHAISTGYRGHILKGRYPVVLLKLDVPSELVDVNVHPTKTEVRFRDGSSVFEAIVSAIDATLRDRFGAAENPFEPAIRSAPRPASFGGGGESTAWPERESGEPGPAFTAPLFHEAPPPETDEAEVAKRPDADPGAPMFREGHDEEPEAGPFSRLAIVGQMFRNYIVCESAESGGMMVMIDAHAAHEKILFEKLRVQYETNRIPVQAQLVPIRLDLRRAESDALKKCAGALLAVGIEVEEFGGDTWRIVAIPSILSGGEAEGAVRECVERWLETGQGGSPAPADRFLSVVACHSAVRSGQELTVAQMREILRGLDRTRGAASCPHGRPTFWYVPLMEIEKRFKRR, encoded by the coding sequence ATGAGTGCGCGCATTACCTCGGCGAATGACCAAAGCGTAGCGGTCGAAAACGAGACCCCGACGACCTCCCCGGACCACGGGGGGGTCGTTTCGTTTGATCCCGGCGCCTACCGCAAGGTCCGCCTGCTGACCGAGAACGTCGCGAACATGATCGCGGCGGGCGAGGTCGTCGAGCGTCCCGCCTCCGTCGTGAAGGAGCTTGTCGAAAACGCCCTGGACGCCGGCGCGACGCGCGTGATGGTGGACGTGCAGATCGGCGGGCGGCGCTCGATCCGCGTTGCCGACGACGGTCACGGCATGGACGAGGACGACGCCCTGCTCGCCCTCGAACGCCATGCCACAAGCAAAATCAGCGATGAGCGCGACCTGTTCGCCGTGCGTTCGTTCGGATTTCGCGGCGAGGCGCTTGCGGCCGTGGCGAGCGTGTCGCGTTTCACGATGCGCACCGCTCGCGCCGGCGCCCAGGCGGGGACGCGGATCGTCGTCGAAGGCGGGCGCGTGCGCGAGGTCGTCAAGGAAGGCGGCCCGCCGGGCACCGACATCGAGGTGCGCGACCTGTTTTTCAACACCCCCGCGCGCCGCAAATTCCTGCGCTCGCCGGAAACCGAATTGACGCACATCGTCGATGCCGTGACGCGCGTGGCGCTCGTGCACGAAGGCGTCTTTTTCCGGCTGCGCGCCGACGGCAAGACGTTGTTGCAGGTGCCCCAGGCGGCGGATCTGGCACAGCGCGCGTCGATCCTGCTTGGCCCGGACGCGGCGGCGGGTCTTGTGCGTCTTACCGCCGAAAGGCCGCGCGTGCGCCTTGAGGGATATCTCTCGGGGCCGCAGACGACGCGCTCCACGCCGGGCTATTACTTCGTCTATTGCAACGGCCGCTACCTGCGAGACCGTCTCATCACGCACGCCATCAGCACGGGGTATCGCGGACACATTCTCAAGGGCCGTTATCCCGTTGTCCTTCTCAAGCTCGATGTGCCAAGTGAACTGGTCGACGTGAACGTGCATCCGACCAAGACGGAAGTGCGCTTCCGGGATGGGTCCAGCGTATTCGAGGCGATCGTCTCGGCGATTGACGCCACGTTGCGCGACCGTTTCGGCGCGGCCGAAAATCCGTTTGAGCCGGCGATCCGCTCCGCCCCGCGGCCGGCTTCGTTTGGCGGCGGCGGAGAGTCCACGGCGTGGCCGGAACGCGAATCCGGCGAGCCGGGCCCGGCATTTACCGCGCCGCTCTTCCACGAGGCGCCGCCACCGGAGACGGATGAGGCCGAGGTCGCAAAACGGCCGGACGCCGATCCGGGCGCGCCGATGTTCCGCGAGGGGCATGACGAGGAGCCCGAGGCCGGTCCGTTTTCCCGTCTGGCCATCGTCGGCCAGATGTTCCGCAACTACATCGTCTGCGAGTCGGCGGAATCCGGCGGGATGATGGTGATGATCGACGCGCACGCGGCGCACGAAAAGATCCTGTTTGAAAAGTTGCGCGTTCAATACGAAACGAACCGCATTCCCGTGCAGGCGCAACTCGTCCCGATTCGTCTTGACCTTCGCCGCGCCGAGTCCGACGCGCTCAAGAAATGCGCCGGGGCGCTTTTGGCGGTGGGCATCGAGGTGGAGGAATTCGGCGGCGACACATGGCGCATCGTCGCGATTCCGTCGATCCTTTCCGGCGGCGAGGCCGAGGGCGCGGTGCGCGAGTGCGTCGAGCGCTGGCTTGAGACGGGGCAAGGCGGTTCGCCGGCGCCGGCGGATCGCTTTTTGTCGGTCGTCGCCTGCCATTCTGCCGTGCGCAGCGGACAGGAGTTGACCGTCGCGCAAATGCGGGAGATTCTACGCGGCCTTGACCGCACCCGGGGCGCGGCGTCCTGCCCGCACGGGCGCCCGACATTCTGGTACGTTCCCCTTATGGAAATCGAAAAGCGGTTCAAACGACGGTAA
- the sppA gene encoding signal peptide peptidase SppA — protein MRQRPILLGFLVGGVVILVFFVLSLLVLSMVPDGASRPAPILTGGDGVGIIEIDSTILTSDSKLKQIKKFREDGGIRAILVRIDSPGGAVGPSQEIYAELMKTRRIKPVVASLGSTAASGGYYIASAANLIVSNPGTLTGSIGAVMEFLNLEELLKWAGVEFDVVKSGRLKDVGSFSRDMTPEERRLLQELVDDVLDQFVNDVAAGRQMPVEQVRAIADGRILTGAKAKGLGLVDRLGNLHDAIDAAAELAGISGEPRLVPAKERKLDFFDVFWDQMFSTMREHLADGLAGESLFEKAAPLRVR, from the coding sequence ATGCGCCAACGACCCATCCTGCTCGGGTTTCTTGTCGGCGGTGTGGTTATCCTCGTCTTTTTCGTCTTGTCCCTTCTGGTGTTGTCGATGGTTCCCGACGGTGCGTCGCGGCCGGCTCCGATCCTTACCGGCGGCGACGGCGTCGGGATCATCGAAATTGACTCGACAATTCTGACGAGTGACAGCAAACTGAAACAAATCAAGAAGTTCCGGGAGGATGGCGGCATTCGCGCCATCCTCGTCCGGATCGATTCGCCGGGCGGCGCCGTTGGGCCGTCGCAGGAAATTTACGCCGAGCTGATGAAAACACGCCGAATCAAACCGGTCGTCGCCTCCTTGGGCAGCACGGCGGCCTCCGGCGGGTATTACATCGCGTCCGCCGCGAACCTCATCGTGTCGAATCCCGGCACGCTGACCGGCTCGATCGGCGCGGTGATGGAGTTTTTGAATCTGGAGGAGCTGCTCAAGTGGGCCGGCGTCGAATTTGATGTCGTCAAAAGCGGGCGCTTGAAGGATGTCGGCAGTTTTTCTCGCGACATGACACCGGAGGAACGCCGGCTCTTGCAGGAACTCGTGGACGACGTGCTGGACCAGTTCGTGAACGACGTAGCGGCCGGGCGGCAGATGCCCGTCGAACAGGTTCGGGCCATCGCCGACGGACGAATCCTGACCGGCGCCAAAGCCAAAGGGCTCGGTCTTGTCGACCGTCTCGGGAATCTGCACGATGCGATCGACGCGGCCGCCGAGTTGGCCGGCATTTCCGGCGAACCGCGCCTGGTGCCCGCCAAGGAACGCAAGCTGGATTTTTTTGACGTTTTCTGGGACCAAATGTTCAGCACCATGCGCGAGCACCTGGCCGACGGGCTCGCGGGCGAATCGCTGTTCGAAAAGGCCGCGCCGCTGCGTGTCCGGTAG
- the aroA gene encoding 3-phosphoshikimate 1-carboxyvinyltransferase: protein MTGAGHPPRGATRVPGDKSVSHRALILAALASGTSVIDNLGPGRDVFATRRALESLGVTIDNLAGGAVRVTGRGGALIEPASPIDCLNSGTTMRLLTGLLAGAGVRATLTGDASLSRRPMERVALPLRALGADVRTHDGRPPVEIRSGATRPAPIVLDVASAQVKSAVLLAGLFLTGETSVREPAASRDHTERFFDYTGIPLSRAGGALAVTGPARPRPFTVTVPGDPSSAAFVAAVAALVPGGDVTIRDVLANRSRLGFFDALARMGAIVEIGETRPFGPEDVADIRVRAASLSGIEIAGELALAALDELPLLALVAAFAAGATAIRDAGELRHKESDRVETTAAMIRALGGSVQTRPDGLDIGGGGLAGNGRVRTHGDHRIALCGQVAAACVPGVEIDDPSVAGVSYPDFADAIARLRRNGETDPIGAN from the coding sequence ATGACCGGCGCCGGCCATCCGCCACGTGGCGCGACAAGGGTTCCCGGCGACAAGAGCGTCTCGCATCGTGCGCTCATCTTGGCCGCGCTCGCGAGCGGCACAAGCGTGATCGACAATCTCGGCCCGGGACGTGACGTGTTCGCGACCAGGCGCGCCCTCGAGTCACTCGGCGTGACCATCGACAATCTTGCCGGCGGCGCGGTGCGCGTCACCGGGCGCGGCGGCGCCCTGATCGAGCCCGCGTCGCCGATCGACTGCCTGAACTCCGGTACGACGATGCGCCTTCTGACAGGGCTTCTCGCGGGCGCGGGCGTTCGCGCGACACTCACCGGCGACGCGTCGCTTTCGCGCCGGCCGATGGAGCGCGTCGCCCTTCCCTTGCGCGCCTTGGGCGCGGATGTCCGCACGCACGATGGACGGCCCCCGGTCGAGATCCGAAGCGGCGCAACGCGCCCGGCGCCGATCGTGCTCGATGTCGCGAGCGCGCAGGTCAAATCCGCCGTGCTGCTTGCGGGACTTTTTCTGACAGGCGAAACGAGCGTCCGCGAGCCCGCCGCGAGCCGCGATCACACCGAGCGCTTTTTCGATTACACGGGCATCCCGCTTTCGCGTGCCGGCGGCGCGCTTGCCGTGACAGGCCCGGCCCGGCCGCGCCCTTTCACCGTTACCGTTCCGGGCGATCCGTCGTCCGCGGCGTTCGTCGCGGCGGTCGCGGCGCTCGTGCCTGGCGGCGATGTCACGATCCGCGATGTTCTCGCGAACCGCTCGCGGCTGGGCTTTTTCGACGCGCTTGCGCGCATGGGGGCGATCGTCGAAATCGGCGAGACGCGCCCGTTCGGCCCCGAGGACGTGGCGGACATTCGCGTCCGGGCGGCGTCGCTTTCCGGCATCGAGATCGCGGGCGAACTGGCGCTTGCGGCGCTCGACGAGCTGCCGCTTCTGGCGCTCGTCGCCGCGTTCGCCGCCGGTGCGACGGCGATTCGCGACGCCGGGGAATTGCGTCACAAAGAGAGCGACCGTGTGGAGACGACGGCGGCGATGATCCGCGCGCTCGGCGGGTCGGTGCAAACACGCCCGGACGGGCTCGACATCGGCGGCGGCGGACTCGCGGGAAACGGCCGTGTGCGTACGCACGGCGATCATCGCATCGCGCTGTGCGGCCAAGTGGCTGCCGCGTGCGTTCCGGGGGTCGAAATCGACGACCCGTCGGTCGCCGGAGTCAGCTACCCGGACTTCGCGGACGCGATCGCGCGTTTGCGTCGCAACGGCGAAACCGATCCGATCGGAGCAAACTGA
- the miaA gene encoding tRNA (adenosine(37)-N6)-dimethylallyltransferase MiaA, with translation MGTTRPKVIVVVGETATGKTRVAIELARALDGEIVNADSMQVYRGMDIGTAKPTPGERAAARFHLIDVASPREAYSAGRFARDARDAIQDIRARGKHPIVAGGTGLYVKVLFSGMMDAPPIDRDFREAMKKMEAEDPGFLHRRLAGIDPERAAELAPRDVLRIVRALEIHHLTGDTMSARMARHRFQTKPYETFKIGLRMGGEELSRRIEARVDEMLTRGLAREVRALLDTGMAPDAPALSAVGYKEIVEYLRGDIDLSAAREKIVIGTRQLAKHQRTWFRRDREIGWYDMPQDEARLLRDAAAWVAAGPSRGKDGAS, from the coding sequence ATGGGAACCACGCGCCCCAAGGTCATCGTTGTCGTCGGCGAGACCGCGACGGGAAAGACGCGCGTCGCGATCGAACTGGCCCGCGCGCTTGACGGCGAGATCGTGAACGCGGATTCGATGCAGGTGTACCGCGGCATGGACATCGGCACGGCCAAGCCGACGCCGGGTGAGCGCGCGGCGGCGCGTTTTCACCTGATCGACGTCGCCTCCCCGCGCGAGGCGTATTCCGCCGGGCGTTTCGCCAGGGACGCGCGCGACGCCATCCAGGACATCCGCGCGCGCGGCAAACATCCGATCGTCGCCGGCGGCACGGGGCTCTACGTCAAGGTGCTGTTTTCCGGCATGATGGACGCGCCGCCGATCGACCGCGATTTTCGCGAGGCGATGAAAAAGATGGAAGCCGAAGACCCCGGATTTCTCCACCGGCGCCTTGCCGGGATCGACCCCGAACGCGCCGCCGAACTTGCGCCGCGCGACGTGTTGCGGATCGTACGCGCGCTCGAGATCCACCACCTCACCGGCGATACGATGAGCGCGCGCATGGCCCGGCATCGTTTTCAAACGAAGCCATACGAAACGTTCAAGATCGGGCTGCGCATGGGCGGAGAGGAACTGAGCCGGCGCATCGAGGCGCGCGTGGACGAAATGCTCACACGGGGCCTCGCCCGCGAGGTTCGCGCGCTCCTCGATACGGGCATGGCGCCGGATGCGCCCGCGCTGTCGGCCGTGGGTTACAAGGAAATCGTCGAATACCTGCGCGGCGATATCGATCTTTCCGCCGCTCGCGAGAAAATCGTCATCGGCACGCGGCAGTTGGCCAAACATCAGCGGACGTGGTTTCGGCGCGACAGGGAGATTGGCTGGTACGATATGCCGCAAGACGAGGCGCGCCTTTTGCGCGACGCCGCGGCGTGGGTTGCCGCCGGGCCGTCGCGGGGCAAGGACGGTGCGTCGTGA